A window from Equus caballus isolate H_3958 breed thoroughbred chromosome 8, TB-T2T, whole genome shotgun sequence encodes these proteins:
- the ZNF70 gene encoding zinc finger protein 70 isoform X1 — translation MEVSPAAKLGETFVFEDGLEMQPELFPEEDLADPFLRERGLEQMAVIYKEIPLGEQDEEHDDYEGNFSLCSSPVQHQSISLVNRDQDDEIFGQTLLQKSDLSMCQIIHDGEEPSKQDCEKAGRGDLGPHEPHRTAQPTKPYACRECGKAFSQSSHLLRHLVIHTGEKPYECCECGKAFSQSSHLLRHQIIHTGEKPYECQECGKAFRQSSALTQHRKTHTGKRPYECRECGKDFSRSSSLRKHERIHTGEKPYQCKECGKSFNQSSGLSQHRKIHTLKKPHECDLCGKAFCHRSHLIRHQRIHTGKKPYKCEECGKAFSQSSNLIEHRKTHTGEKPYKCHKCGKAFSQSSSLIEHQRIHTGEKPYECSQCGKAFCHSSALIQHQRIHTGKKPYACNECGKAFRHRSALIEHYKTHTREKPYECNRCGKAFRGSSHLIRHQKIHAAEKL, via the coding sequence ATGGAGGTTTCCCCAGCAGCCAAGCTTGGTGAGACCTTTGTGTTTGAGGACGGGCTAGAGATGCAGCCGGAACTTTTCCCAGAGGAGGACCTGGCAGACCCTTTTCTTCGGGAAAGGGGTTTAGAGCAAATGGCTGTTATCTACAAGGAGATCCCTCTTGGGGAGCAAGACGAGGAACACGATGATTATGAGGGGAATTTTAGTCTGTGCTCAAGCCCTGTTCAGCATCAGAGTATCTCACTAGTAAACAGAGACCAGGATGACGAAATATTTGGCCAAACCTTGCTCCAGAAATCAGACCTTAGTATGTGTCAGATAATCCACGATGGAGAAGAACCCAGTAAACAGGATTGTGAGAAAGCGGGCAGGGGGGACTTGGGACCTCATGAACCTCACAGAACTGCACAACCAACAAAGCCCTATGCGTGCcgggaatgtgggaaggccttcagccAGAGTTCACACCTCCTCCGACACCTGGTGATCCACACCGGGGAGAAGCCCTATGAGTGCtgtgaatgtgggaaggccttcagccAGAGCTCACACCTTCTCAGACATCAGATCATCCACACCGGGGAGAAGCCCTACGAATGCCAGGAATGCGGGAAAGCCTTTCGCCAGAGCTCAGCCCTCACGCAGCATCGGAAGACCCACACTGGGAAGAGACCCTATGAGTGTAGGGAATGCGGGAAGGATTTCAGTCGGAGCTCAAGTCTCAGAAAACAtgagagaattcatactggagagaagccttatcagtgtaaggaatgtgggaaatccttcaACCAGAGTTCAGGCCTGAGCCAGCATCGGAAAATCCACACCCTAAAGAAACCTCACGAATGTGATCTCTGTGGGAAAGCCTTTTGTCACAGGTCTCACCTTATTCGGCACCAGAGGATTCACACTGGGAAGAAACCTTACAAATGTGAagagtgtgggaaggccttcagccAGAGCTCCAACCTCATTGAACATCGTAAGACCCACACTGGCGAGAAACCCTACAAATGCCATaagtgtgggaaagccttcagccaGAGCTCGTCCCTCATTGAGCACCAGCGGATCCACACAGGGGAGAAGCCCTATGAGTGCAGCCAGTGTGGGAAGGCCTTCTGCCACAGCTCTGCCCTGATCCAGCACCAGAGGATCCACACAGGGAAGAAACCCTACGCGTGCAATGAGTGTGGCAAAGCCTTCCGCCACAGGTCAGCCCTGATCGAGCATTATAAAACCCACACCAGAGAGAAGCCCTACGAGTGCAACAGGTGTGGCAAGGCCTTCAGGGGCAGCTCGCACCTTATTCGGCACCAGAAAATCCATGCTGCCGAGAAGCTCTAG